The following is a genomic window from Colletotrichum lupini chromosome 5, complete sequence.
GAGACGTATTATGGGCGGAACAGCATCGGCTCCCAGGCAGGGAAGGGGATTTCggatgaggaggaggggtgAACTGTGGCAAAACCGTCGACTGATTTTAGGCTGGCATTCCCAATGAGCCGGATCCTGCTTTCCAGGACTCGACGACAAGACTTCCGACTCGCGCCCTCAATGGGCCAAAAGCGGGAGGCTTCCACTGCTTCGTACGGAGTCTCACAACGGAGGCCACTCAACACTGGAAGCCACTGAGGGGAAAGGGGGGGAAGCTGCGAGTCGTCAACCGGTTTTGTGGGCAGTCATCCTTAGTAATTCTCTCGAGTGGATTGATCTTGTGGAGCGGATGACTGGTTTCTTTCGTTTTCAAGGTTGCCAATTCTCAAGGTCTCCCTGAGTCCCTCCCTTCCCTCTCGGCTCCGGGTAACATCACCTTGCGGCTTGCCTGACGGATGGGGTATTGGGTAAAGTATGTACCTACCATACTATGGAGTGCAGATGTTGCGATAACTTTTACAATTTACGTTCCAAGGTTTCTTACGGATAAGGTACGTTGCAAAGTAGAAACCCGCCTTTTCCCAAGCCACTTGCCGCCCAATGCTCACTCTTACCCTCTCACTCTCTTGAGGTGCTCTCTTTCCTTTTCCCCCCTCCTCGCAGTACATACAGTCCCTGCAACCTTTGGTATCCTTGCAGATGGATCATGGAGCAGAGCGATGGAGGAGGCTAAGAAGCTTTTCCTCGTCTCACAATCTCTCATCCTGGGTGTGCCTGGGTCTGGGTGGGAGGAATCCATTGAATCCTCGTCCAACTTGGCCCGAAAAGGTCCAGAATCCGGGGTAAACCCGCCATGACCAAATGGCTGATTGGCTTGCAGGGCGCCGAGGATCGACGTTTCTATGTCATCGCCCACCGCCCATTATTGCGCCAGTCCGTACCGGCTACGGAGGGCCTAGGGTAGTGTCTACGCTACTGCAAGCCCGCCGCATTCCATTCTTTTGCCAAGTACCTACTTATCCTATGTACCAaacgtactccgtacgccGTGGGTACTTTCTTCTCGCAACTCCAAGCACGCAGCTGCCAAGTATCGCCCGAGGTCTGCTTACCTGGCACTGAACGGACTGGCGCGAACCCAACGCTTCCTCCGtctctcctcctcttctgcCTCCCGCCCTCGCAAAAGGTTCgcaaaaggaaaaaaagagaaaagacCGGCTGAGTCTACGCAGTACTTCCAGACGTACGCAGTACGGAGTGACTGACAGGAGTCCCAAACTTCCAACACATCAATGCGCACCGCCGAACCTGCGGAAGCTCCACCGCCGCAACATACCGTTTGATTTTCCCGCCTCTTTCAACTTCCCTCACGTCGTCCATCGACCACCGACCCGACCCGATACGCACATTATTGCCTTTTGCCTATCAAACCATACCTGCTAGTACACACCACACAACGGGTAGTTTTAAACCTAATTCAAATCCAGACGGTCAGAGCCCACGGGAAGGTTGTCACCACCTCCTGTCCTCCACGTCTTGTCATCCAAGGTATCCCGCATCACTCCAGTCCAACCAGTCCAGTCAGTCAACCAGTGACCATTGTCAGTCACCGCCACGGTGGATTCTCGCGGTACTCGAGACTCCAAAGGGCCCACGACCAATCTCGCTCTACCACTCCCACGAGCTCAGCCCGCCACGACCGCCCTGCCTCTGGTCTCCATCAATCCGCATCGTCACCCACTCAGATGCTCCATTGTACCAAGGGACCCCATAGTACCTACCAAAGTATCTTTTCGCCAGAACTACGAATCTCCATCGCGGCTCGCCTTTGTCCCCGATCGGAAAACTCTGCAACGGCTGCCATAGGCGGTGGGAACGCAACCGCGACAACTGAAAGAGGACCACGAGTCCACCAGCCCACGCGACGGCCCCGTCAACGCAAACCATCCACAAGTTAACTGTCCAACCAGCCATTACCGAACCGACACCACACCTTAGACAAGCATTAGCCTGCAGAGGAGGCGCCCAGCATCACTTACGGTTTACCTCGCCTCGACGAAAGCTGTCGTTCTTTGCTCCAACTATCCCATCCCGTATTCTCGACTTTTCTATCTCGACTCTCTTTTCCTCCCCTTCTTCTCCCCCCCGCCACACATTCAGAGCTTCTCCTGCTGGCCctgtctgtctgtctgtGTCCCTCGCTTACGGCCAGCAACCCACGTTACGTTTGCCTTGCCGGCTGTCTTCGCCTACACTGCCGCTAACCTCGCCAACGGCTTGTATGACGCTGCGCCATCCTCGCCTGCCAATTACGCGCCGCGGCTTTGTCGGACATCACACACCACTCGAACTGCCGGTTACGAAGATATTCGCGCAAGCTTGCAGCTAGAAGGATTGGACGACTGCTACCCGACGCTCAAACTCACAACTTTCCTACTCCAGCCTTTTGCGTTCCGCCCGATTCATTAGGACTTGCACTCTGCACTGACGAATTCGCCCGACCCCGAATTTTTTCTCCAAAAACGCCTCGAATCCGCCAGAACAAAGCTTTAGAACCCCTCCGCTTTTCTGATCTCACCCCGCGAACAGTTGCACCACCACCGACCCTATCCATCCGAGGTTTTTCGATATCGAGCGGAATTGCGCGCCAACACCAACTCATTCGACTGCGTCCATGTGTCAGAGCCCAAAGTCATGGCATGGTTGTCATCGGTGTCTAGTTAACCACCCTACACCCCTTGCCAAACCTCCGTGGTGGTGAATCTCCCTCGCGCTCCCCAGGTTGGTCGCCACTTCTCGCCGAGCATGTCATCTGCCGATGCCGCAGATGATAGCGTCCCGGATCGCGGTCCGGCAGTCTTTGCCGTGACAGCCGCAACATTCGTCCTAGCGAGTGTCATGGTTGCTGCCCGTCTGTTCTGCCGGCGATGGATTGTCAGAAATGTCAGCTGGGACGACAAGATTATGTTCTTTGCCTGGATGATTGCCTTTGGATTGTCCTTCACCATTTGCTTTGGTACACGAAAAGGCTTGGGTCGCTACGACGACGATATACCCTCGGGCCACTGGAATTCTCTACGAGCGTGCGAATATGTTTTTTCAATACTCTATGTGAGTACTGCCGTTCTGCTGAGACACTGGCTTAGGTGCAATACTCACACAATTGCAGAATCCCGCCCTGATGGCGACCAAGACCAGTATTCTGATCTTCTACCTCCGCCTCTCCAAAAATACGAAAAAGGTGCTTCGGTTTGCATCTTGGGTGACTCTGGGCATTGTCAACCTAGCAGGGGCTGTATTAACCCTCATCAACATCTTCCAATGTCGGCCGGTTCAGGCCGCATGGGAAATATGGCGGGACACTTCACAATGCATCCCGCTGTTGACGGAATTCATCTGTTCTGCTCCCATCAACATCGTAACCGATTTAGCTATCCTAGCCTTGCCGATCCCCGTTCTCACGGGTATGCGATTGCCACCGAGGCAAAAGATTATTCTCGTACTCACCTTCACTATCGGTATCTTCGTCACTATTGTGGACGTCGTCCGAATCTACTACCTACAACAAGCCGTCAGCTCGGTCCCCACCGGCGGCGTGTCTAGCGATCCGAGTTCTCACTTTGGCGGCACACCCGACTTTGCTTGGAACTCGTCTTTGTCATTTATGTGGTCTGCCGTAGAGGTTAACGTGGGAATGGCTTGCGCGTGTATCCCTACTCTCAAGCCATTGATTATTAAGATTCTGCCTGCCATGATCATCGATCCGGATGGAACGAGATCGAGCACGCAGACCGAAAAAGACGCCTTAGACAGCCCTAGAAATCGCACCGGCAGCGACGGCCTTGTATCACCGACAAGTCCGAATTACCGTGGCTCAGTCAACATCCAAGAGCCCCCCGTAACACATCGAGCCAGTCGAGATATGAGCGCAGCGGCGAACGCGGAGGTGAACGACATGACAGCACTTGAGTTCTTGACAACACCAGATATGACGTTGGCCGAATATGAGGCCACCGGGGCTGGCAGGGTCGGCGGCGCTGCCAACCGAGCCTCTATCGCAACGAGCAGAGAAAACACCATTTACTTTGGCTTCGTCAACATGAAACGCCCCAAGAGCATGGTCAAGTGTGACGCTCAAGAATCACTCCGATACTGCCTGGTGGTCACAATCCTATTTGTGATGTGGGGCATTTCCTACGGTCTGCTAAATACCCTCAACAACGTCATCTCCGGTGTGTCAGGCATGACCGTTGCTCAAACTCTAGGCCTCACATCCGCCTACTTTGGCGGTGGTTACTTCTTTGGTCCCTTGTTGGTGGGAGAGTGGATTCTTAGGCGAGACGAACATCATCGAAGAAACCGCAAGAACAACAAACGCGACGCGGAGAGTGTTGGTGGCTTCAAGGTTACTTTCATTGTCGGGCTTTGCTTCTACGGTGTAGGAACCATCATTTTCTGGCCATCCGCTGTTACCAAGTCCTGGGGGGGTTTCCTACTCAGCAACTTCGTGGTCGGCTTTGGCTTGTCTGTCCTCGAGACAGGAGCCAACGCATTCTTGATTCTCTGCGGGCCGCCAGAGTACGGAGAGACACGACTACTTCTCGCTCAAGGTGTACAAGGCGTGGGCTCCGTTCTGAGCGGTCTTATGGCCCAAAGAGTATTCTTCACCAAGATCACCAACCAGGGTGGCTCAGACTCTGTGACGTTGCTGAACGTACAATGGACGTACCTCGCCATCACATTGCTTTGCGTCGCCCTAGGCCTCTTCTTTTACTACATGCCGCTCCCAGAGCTGAACGATAACGAGCTGCAAGAATCGGCAGACCGGCTTCCAGTCAATCCTCAGAAGCGTAGCATCGGCGGTTTGCAATTGCGCACATGGAGTTTGATCCTGGCAGTCCTCGGTCAGTGGACCTATGTCGCTTGTCAAGAAAGCAACAATATTTTCTTTCGCGCACTTACAATAGCCATCCTCCCGAATCAGGAAGACGGCGGTGTTGCGGCTACGAATGCCGACACAAACCCAGGCGAGAACAGTGACAAGCCTCCAGGGCTCACAATAGGTGTTACAGATTATCATCTTATTGCGCACAGTGTCTTCGCCATTTCGCGATTCATTGTTGCGTACCTCACATATCTTTCGGTGCGCAATCCGCGCATGCCGAAACCGAGAACGTGGCTGGCCATCAGCGTCGGTCTCTCCACCTTGTTCGCCCTTCTCACAGTCGTCTTGCAGCCGTCGGATCCAAACCTCCTCATGGTTGTCGTCATACTCTTCTACTTCGCCGAAGGACCTGTTTGGCCCCTGATCTTCGCTATCGGCCTTCGCGGTCAAGGCAGGCGTACTAAGCGTGCTGCCGCCTTCATCACCATGGGTGGCTCTGGCGCAGCATTCTTCCCATACATTGTCTACGCCGTCATCAACAGCGGCGTGTCAGTGCAACTTTCTTtcgtcatcatcgtcgcCCTGTTTGTCCTTACGGGCTTCTACCCCATATGGCTTGCCTTTGTGCGCGACGCCAAGACGATGACAGACCCTGCACACTCCTACATATCCCCCGAGGAGCGTGTTTCCGGACAGGACGAAATCGACATCAATAGCCAAATCAGGAGGCGCAGGCGAACGCTTTCCACGATTGCAGCCAAGAGCAAGCGAGGCAGCATTTTCAGCAAGATATCTCCCTTTGGGAAGACCAATGGCGAGAGCGTTACGCCACCAGTAGTAGAGCATTCCGAAGAAAAGAATGGCTCTAGTAAAGGATCTGAGGGGAGCAACGATACCCATCAATCTCAGACAGTATGAGCGAGCGACATGTTTTGATTATTTGTGCGACAACAGGCCTACgggccttttatattaattgcTATATACCCAATGATAATGACGTTCAATGAATAAAAGTTATGATTAACATTCCACCCGCTCGTCCGTACGAACTTGCATATCGCCATTGTGAACGTCATGACATCGGAGGATGCTGTCCACAGCCGCACTCAATGTTTCTCAAGCCCAGCAGCTATCTTTTCAAAGACTTCTATTCCTTCCCTTCCTAATGCCGTCCCGACGGCAACAGCATACGCACCGACGCTCTTCATCCGCCTAAATCCATCAGCGTCCGACACGCCACCGACACCAATGACCTTGATGTGCAACAACTCTGGCTCTCGCGCGACCAACTCTGCAATGGTCTTCACGTTCCCCAGCGCCAGCGGATGCAAAGGCGCCCCCGCCATCCCACCGAGTCCAGACCCCGGAAGTCGCGGGTTGTGGTCGCCGCCCTCGAGCAAGAGACACGAGCCGAGCGTGTTTACGGCGGTGATGAAGCTGATCTTGCAGGGCACCTTGAGCATAGCTTTCGGGGTGACGACGGTGGCGTCCTCGCGCAGCGCGGCGATCAGCTCGGCGTAGTGCGCCAGGTGTGTGTACGGCGGCGTCTTGAGGCCGATGGGGATGAGGGGGTCCCGGGGGAGTGCCGCGAGGTAGGCGAGCAGCTGGGCGCGGTCCGAGGCTGgcggggcggcggcggcgatgtTGGGGCAGGAGAGGTTTATTTCCATTGCGAGCGGGTGGGTTGTTttggaggagaaggaggctaTGAGGGCGTAGGATTGTGCTATTTCTGAGGGGGTGCCTGTGACGGAGATGATGATGAGTTTGCGGCGGTGGTGACCATGGTGGCCGTGGCCTTCTGGAAGTTGGCTGATGAAGTCGACGTAGGTTTGGAGGGGTAACGGGGAGTAGCCCAGGTTATTCAGGGACGCGACGTCCGCGGGGCCAAGCTGGGAACGGGGCGCTTCCGGGGTGGAGGAGTTTGGCGCCGCGGAGGGTTTTGCGGTGGAGGGGTCGAAGAAGGCGTATTGGTGGCTTGCGTCGTTGTGGGCGAAGCCTGCGAGGAGGGAGGTTCGTGTCGTGAGGGCGCCTGTGTGGGGACACGCGTGGAGTTGGCGGAGGTCGTCGAGGGTTGTGCACCATGGGTTTGCCGAGTTTAGGAGCGGTGGGGAGATTTTGAGTtctgggggagggggggattGCATTTTGGGTTGTGGTGATGTGCTATGGTGAGGTTGATAGGTGTCTTGGGCGAGGGTAGAGGACTGTGGTGTGAGAGGAGAGTTGGGAAGAGGTATGAATCGCTGATGTTGGTGAGACTGGAGGAGCTTTGGTGGTTTAGGTGGGAAAAGTTATAAGATGTATGGGGAGTTGGTGTGAGTTGACGTGAGTAGGTGTGAGTGAGAGAAGGACGTCGTGAGGATCAGACATCGCGCCGCGCAGAGGGAGTCGGGCGCGGGGCGGGGTCGTGATAAGATAAGATTTCCGGGCAAGTCCGAAGACGCGGCGGGGTGAGGGTGGGGCGGGGCGGCCGGGTCGTCCGACTACAGTTGCTCGGACCCCGCTCGATGTCTTGTAGAGGATTATTAAAGACGTTCGTGAGCATGTAGGACGTAATTTGTCCAAGTGCCAAGTTTGTTTGGAGAAGAGTATCTCAGAGTACTTGAAAAGAGAAGAAGGGCAGTGTTCGGCAGCCTAGGCTTGGAGAGCGATTTCTGATGAACGAGAAGGGGTTAATGGTGGGTAGGTAGATATAGGTTGCCGCTCAGAGAGCTTCGTGCTTAACAAGAGAGTCGGGAGTCATGATATAACCGACCGTGATGACCGTAGATGGGGCTGTGAGATTGACTTACATGTTAATGGGAACCTGGACGTGGTCTGGGTAGCAATGACAGTGTGGATTGCTATCCACCAGACGCGTGGTCCGTTGAATACATGGTCGTATAGTACGCTGCCTAGTTACATCAACACTCATTGCAAGTTCCAAAATAGTCTAAGGCTATGAGGACCGGGGCCGTAAGGGTGTCGTGTCCACAGTCATCGTTGTAACGTCAGTCGGCGTACAAGGCTCCGGTCTGGTCTTTCACGACGTCCGTTTGCGCTCTACACGGCAGTAGAAACTGATGTACCTCGACCGTATCAGGTGAGTCCGCCTGGCTGCTGTCTCGTTCCTCTTTTGTTTTCGAGTCAAGTTTTCTGCCTCGAGTTTCGTGCTGCTGCTACGTCTTGAAAGAAACCTGCCAAAGATCTGTTTTCCCGCAAACTCTTGAGGAAGACCGGTTTATAAGCACTGACTGAGCCGCACAACTTACATGCTGACATTAGTTTTAGAAGACATCCTCAAGGAAGTCTGTTTGGATATCTACCTGTAATGTCAATATCGTTGGGGACACACATCTTGCGAGCAACCTCGCCAAGGCGGTACGCCCGCCACCTCTTTGGTTTTACTGTCAAGATCAACAGCCACAGGGTGGCCTTCCTTTGACTGAAGCAGATTCAGTTCGCGGAACACACCAGCTGAAGTCTGAGCTGTTGTTTCAGAGAGATCTCTTCAGGAGGATCTATCAACGAGTAGAGTGCTCGAGGACTATACTCGGCGGCATGAACGTACACACACACCCCTACAAGCTCCTTAGTAGTCGGCGGAAATTCAAACTTACATAAGAGATTACGGTCATTCCAGAAATGGGCTTCTTCTGTTTGGCACGGGCATCCGTGCTGGTTCCAGTTGACTCTCGCACGAGGTAGATAAGCCTCCGAAGGCCACTTCGGAAAGGATAATGGCGCTATCTGTTAGGATTATCCAGTATCATAGCGATTATGCCTTTCGGTTCATTGGGTTCTTTGGGTAGATCTTCCGTAGCCTTTGGGTATTCCATTGTGATGGACCTCATAGCGGAGACGGATGGGGGAATAAAGCGTATGCCCTTGAATGATATGTCAAATTTCGAGCACGGGGCGACGAAGGAATACTCTTGTCAGAGACCTTGAATAATATGCGCAAGTACGCCAACCACCCTTATGATAGCGCTTTCACATCGTTGATTTCTAAAAGTTGGTTGTGAGGCATTCTCCCGCAATTTATACTGATGTTGACCAATGAGCAATCATCTTCATTGAAATTGACCATTGTGCCGACACCCCTCCAAGAAGGTCGCCGGATAGATGATAACTCTCAGATTTGCGAGCGGGCACGAGGCTACCACACTATCTAGCGGATTACCCAACGTTCATAAGTTTTGGCTATGACCTAAGAATTAGAACGAGGCCCCCTCGGACTTGGCTTTTTTTCCACAGCTCAACATGCTTTTCGGGTCGAGAAGATGGCTTTAGCTCCTCAGGGTGCCCAAATCAACAGGCGACAGAGACTACCGTGACAGACATCAAAACAGCAACTGATCCGCAAAACATATCTCAATAAGGTCAAGAGAGGCCAGTAGAGGCTGAAGCTGGGACAGCTCTGGGAAGTCACTGGCAGCACACTTGCCGTACTTCTAACACGATCGCGGACCATGTCGTGTTGCCGACATGTTGTGCGAAATGGATTCTGCTTCTCCAATACGGAAACTGGTGTCGTTGGGATTAGCATGTGTGCGTGGTACACCTCTTGTTTATGAGACAGGATCATCCAGCTTGAGCTGAGTTTGGAACAACTATGTACGACCTCGAGTCCTTGCCTCCAGCTTCAAGCCACTTGGTCACTTCAGAGACTTGAAGTCAAGAACATTAAAGCTGGGCGGACTACGCAATGGGACAAATATAGAAACCAAAGCATAATTCTGTATTTCAGAGTGAGATTGGAGACAATGCGGCCAGGAACTCGCAGCATCGTGATTCTTCTTACTGACTGTGTTAGAAACGCACTTTGCAATGTGAGAGCCAGAGGGCGCGGAGAAGGCTGTAATGGCGTTCTTCATGCCTGTAGGGTaatctatattaattagggaGACCCCCTTCGACCTCGTCTTCTCCTCAACTTCGAAGGGCGTCGAAGAGATCGGCCGCGCACATGGACTTGCGTTACCACGGTCCCTGAATCGGCGAGATTTAGCTATAACCCAACTCTAGAGTATCGACAGGCACACGAATCTCCTGTGCACAGGCGCTTAATAGGCTCCTTACCTCTCTGTTTGCCTCTACTATGTTGTTTGCCTCTACTATGTTTTGGTAGTAATGCTACTTTCAGACAGACAGGGGGATAAGTTCTCTTCCTCAAAATCGCCGTGATCTTCATCGACGTGGCTGGTCGTTCGCCAGGTTAAGACCTCTGGAAATAACCAACTCACAATCGCTACCAACATGTGTCCGCTGACTCTCACATCTATCCTTCCCAGTTCACACAGATCGGTTGCGGTCTGAGGTTCTGGCTGACGTCCACATTACTACTCTCCACGTCTCAAATTACTGTGTGTCGAGAGATCTCGGCCGATGATCAGTATCTAGGAAACCGACGGTCTGAAAGACGTCCGTGGCATTTCGTCTCCTTCCGGACTCAACTCTCTGCCGTCTCGAGGGGACTACACGTTTAAGCAGAGCTCCGGAAGGAGACGCACGGAAGGGACATAAAGTTCGGGCACGTTGAATATCTCCTATGTTGAAGCATCATCTTTTGGTCTCGCCTCAACCTGGAAGGCTTGTTCTTTCATCGTTGTGACAGACCAGCAGGCCAAGAGCTCTACAGCGTCAGTGACTCGAATCGTCTCCTTCCCTCAAGATACTCTCCTTCTAAATTATCTATAAAGTATTCTGCAACTGTTCTGTCCCTGCTGTTCCTGCGTCCTCCTCTTGCTCTTGTTCCGCATGCGTATGGGCCTCTTATGGCTGTATCAATCCAAGTAAAATCTATGGAAGTTCCTGTGACTTGATCACCCCTCTTCGTATCGTCGAAACCTTTGATCGCGCGGGTGACCTCGCAGCGAGCTCGGCCAGCCGTAAATTTCCGGCAGCCATCTGTCAATCTTTGACAACAGACACGGCCTGGCTGGTTCCCAATCTCCTGGGTGGGATCAACGGAGCTCAATACCAACAGCCTTACGGCCGTCCGCGATACATTGGGGATTCGGGAATCATCTGCCACGGAGCGCATGACAAACTCACTCTTCACATAGCCCCGGCCGGCAGTGTTCCTTATCACGGTAACCAGATGAAGCTCTAGCATGCTCCTTCTAGCCTCCTCTTCTCAGCTAGTTCAACATTTCAAGACAAGAACTCCATCTGATCGCTGCGCAAGTCATCGACGTGATTCCCAATGAGCTAAACGGTATCTCCATCCCGGAAAGGAAATACACAGAGGTAGGTGCAATAAACCAACGCCCGCGGCACTCGAGGATTCCCATGATCCCCCGCGCCTCGGCATAGCCATCCCAGGCTTTCCCAAGAGTAGCAGACAGCCCAAAGAAACGACGGGGAAAAGCAAGCCGCCCCGTCGACAATAAAAAAACTCTCACAAACAAGCTTACTCCAAGACATGGGACCGGCTAAACCGCCAAACCCTAACTAAACAGGTCGCCGTCCATTCCCAACAAGGTTCAAACGGGATGGGACTCCCGCGACTGGAGCTTCCAGCCAGCCCCCCAAAAGCATCAAGAAGCACAAGACGCCAAATGGCTCTTCAACCCCGGTAGTTGAGGGGGGGAAAAATTAACTACGAAAAATCCCGACTACAACAATCTAATTAACTCATCTCACCAAGCCGTGACAAGCCAAAAGCTTGTTCTGTCTCTAAActaccacacacacacagagTTCAGAAGTCCAGACCAGGCACAGCCACCCATTGGCGGGGATACATTCCAAGATAGAGTTACGTGCGTAAAAAAATGCGCAAGAGCCGAACGTCGCCCATATCCCGGCGGCCCGGGAACAAAGAACTTTTGCTTCTTTTCGCgcgtaaaaaaaaaaaaagctatcaTTTTTTTTTGGGTTATTATAGAGTGCAACTTTAATTTTCGCTGCTTCAGCCGGAGGTACCTATCCTACTTGATCAGCCACCCCGCGACGGCAGCGACCATGGCCAACCCATGGACAGGGGAATTGAAACTAAAGAAGAAGGATATCCTTCAGCCCGTGACCACCTCTCCAGTAGTCTATTCGGTAGTCAGCAGTGCCCGAGTTTTTCTTCGTCTCAAACAACTAAGCTCCGTTTGGAGACCTATTTGGAAACTTTTTGAGCATAGCCGTAAGGCTAGTAAAAGTCTTTGTGTAATCACAGCCTTGAACCTACCGCAGTATCGGCGGCGCCAGAGCCCGGGGTGAGATTTCCCGCCGTCGGTGAACTGGCTAAAGTAATGAGCATTCACTAAACTCTACGGACGAGAGTGAGGATGAACGAGCACACGGCCGATGAGGCTTTCCCCGACACGGGCAAGCGCCAGTCCAATGCTCTCCTGCGACAAGCGTCAATGCGGCGGTGAGAAAAGGACATCGTGCAACGATCTTGCAGATCGGACAGCGGTGGTGGATCAGCCGACAGAAGCATGGCCGCCGTGGTCCTTCACCACCGAAACCACTTTTGAAGAAAATGTGCCGGGCTGGCATCTGATCCAAACGAGGATGGTGTGATATCATCGCTTCACTTCTGCCATCCAGAGCCGATCTCAGGCCTCGAGATATCAACCGGCATCCTCATTGCTCGACTGTAACATGATAGGCTTCAACCAGTATCGGGTCTTGGACAAGAGCACCTATGACGCAATGGTTGTTCTTCGGCATTAAGGCAGAAGCTCCAGGCTGTGTTCGAGTCATGCCACAAAACGGATAGAGAACGGTCTCTCGGTTGGAAGTGGGTTGCCAGACGGTTCTCAACAAGTAGACGAATACTGCGTAAGGCCCATGACAGAAGTATCCGTGTGTCGTCACAACCAACCGCAGAAACGGCCTGTTTGTTGTGCTCGTAGAGCTTCCGCGGGACGCGACTAGGTATTGGGTTTGCTCGCCTGTCTTTCCGTACACTTCAGATCGAGCACTGTCTACAGATATGCATGGTTGTACGAGTTGATCGGGTAGGTAGTTCTGGCCGGGATTTGTCGGTGTTTGAATTCAAGAGCGTAATCTGGTACTGACGTGCAACCAGGTAGAACGGAGAGTTAGTCGCCGGTGGGGTCACTGGGGTGAAGATGCACCTGCGAAAGTTATTTCCGGAAGACCCCTGACTGTCGGTGCCAGGGAGCCAGGGAGCCTAGGACTGTTGGTAATGAAACGTGGGGACTTCTGAGTAGAGCAGCAAAATCTTCGACACATCTGTGAGTGTCTACTGAGTACTGCGTATGTAGGTATTCAGCTTCCACCCGGTTGACCTAGTTTTAAGTTGTGCCACCGGGCGGGTTGAGCATTGACCAGTGGGAACGATCCCCCACCCCGAGCGGATTTGGTGATCTTGTCTGGGGATAGGCCCGCCAACGAGAAAGTGGACAAGACTATGCAAGAATGGAGACGGTGATCTGCGTTTCGAAGGTGATTGTAGGTAAGGCCATGAACAGAAGCGCCTCCAAACGGTTGAGACTTTGCACCATGTCCTAGTAATGAGTCGTGACTGGAACTCTCGGGCGTTCCAGAACCCTTGCTTCTCGACCATTTTTGCTCCTTAGGGGTCAGGCTAGCTTGCCTGCGTGATGGCATTTTCTTTGCTTGTAAGTGAGTGTACATGCTGGGCTGAATAGAATTAAGATATCGAGTCAAGTCGTATGGCGCGTAGCAACTGGTATGCTTAATGATCCACAGAGATGCGATATGTCCAAGGTTCTCTTAGTCCCAGAAAACTGGGTTGACGTGCTCTGACAGTTTCGTCAATTGTGTCCACGCAAATGTCTGAAGCTGTCCATTGGCTGGTGCCTTGACCCCAAACGTGTTCTATTAGGCTGAGGTGTCCGGG
Proteins encoded in this region:
- a CDS encoding dihydroorotate dehydrogenase, yielding MQSPPPPELKISPPLLNSANPWCTTLDDLRQLHACPHTGALTTRTSLLAGFAHNDASHQYAFFDPSTAKPSAAPNSSTPEAPRSQLGPADVASLNNLGYSPLPLQTYVDFISQLPEGHGHHGHHRRKLIIISVTGTPSEIAQSYALIASFSSKTTHPLAMEINLSCPNIAAAAPPASDRAQLLAYLAALPRDPLIPIGLKTPPYTHLAHYAELIAALREDATVVTPKAMLKVPCKISFITAVNTLGSCLLLEGGDHNPRLPGSGLGGMAGAPLHPLALGNVKTIAELVAREPELLHIKVIGVGGVSDADGFRRMKSVGAYAVAVGTALGREGIEVFEKIAAGLEKH
- a CDS encoding fucose permease, which encodes MSSADAADDSVPDRGPAVFAVTAATFVLASVMVAARLFCRRWIVRNVSWDDKIMFFAWMIAFGLSFTICFGTRKGLGRYDDDIPSGHWNSLRACEYVFSILYNPALMATKTSILIFYLRLSKNTKKVLRFASWVTLGIVNLAGAVLTLINIFQCRPVQAAWEIWRDTSQCIPLLTEFICSAPINIVTDLAILALPIPVLTGMRLPPRQKIILVLTFTIGIFVTIVDVVRIYYLQQAVSSVPTGGVSSDPSSHFGGTPDFAWNSSLSFMWSAVEVNVGMACACIPTLKPLIIKILPAMIIDPDGTRSSTQTEKDALDSPRNRTGSDGLVSPTSPNYRGSVNIQEPPVTHRASRDMSAAANAEVNDMTALEFLTTPDMTLAEYEATGAGRVGGAANRASIATSRENTIYFGFVNMKRPKSMVKCDAQESLRYCLVVTILFVMWGISYGLLNTLNNVISGVSGMTVAQTLGLTSAYFGGGYFFGPLLVGEWILRRDEHHRRNRKNNKRDAESVGGFKVTFIVGLCFYGVGTIIFWPSAVTKSWGGFLLSNFVVGFGLSVLETGANAFLILCGPPEYGETRLLLAQGVQGVGSVLSGLMAQRVFFTKITNQGGSDSVTLLNVQWTYLAITLLCVALGLFFYYMPLPELNDNELQESADRLPVNPQKRSIGGLQLRTWSLILAVLGQWTYVACQESNNIFFRALTIAILPNQEDGGVAATNADTNPGENSDKPPGLTIGVTDYHLIAHSVFAISRFIVAYLTYLSVRNPRMPKPRTWLAISVGLSTLFALLTVVLQPSDPNLLMVVVILFYFAEGPVWPLIFAIGLRGQGRRTKRAAAFITMGGSGAAFFPYIVYAVINSGVSVQLSFVIIVALFVLTGFYPIWLAFVRDAKTMTDPAHSYISPEERVSGQDEIDINSQIRRRRRTLSTIAAKSKRGSIFSKISPFGKTNGESVTPPVVEHSEEKNGSSKGSEGSNDTHQSQTV